Proteins co-encoded in one Neovison vison isolate M4711 chromosome 9, ASM_NN_V1, whole genome shotgun sequence genomic window:
- the LOC122916706 gene encoding RAS guanyl-releasing protein 2-like, producing MAGTLDLDKGCTVEELLHGCIEAFDDSGKVRDPQLVRMFLMMHPWYIPSSQLAAKLLHIYQQSWKDNSNSLQVKTCHLVRYWISAFPAEFDLNPELAEQIKELKALLDQEGNRRHSSLIDIESVCVGRARGLGRALSIPHHPSLINVC from the coding sequence ATGGCGGGCACCCTAGACCTGGACAAGGGCTGCACAGTGGAGGAGCTGCTCCACGGCTGCATCGAAGCCTTTGATGACTCCGGGAAGGTGCGGGACCCTCAGCTGGTGCGTATGTTCCTCATGATGCATCCTTGGTACATCCCGTCCTCTCAGCTGGCGGCAAAACTGCTTCACATCTACCAGCAGTCCTGGAAGGACAACTCCAATTCGCTGCAGGTGAAAACATGCCACCTGGTCAGGTACTGGATCTCAGCATTCCCAGCAGAGTTTGATTTGAACCCTGAGCTCGCTGAGCAGATCAAGGAGCTGAAGGCTCTGCTTGACCAAGAAGGGAACCGGCGGCACAGCAGCCTCATTGACATCGAGAGCGTGTGCGTGGGGCGAGCTAGAGGGCTGGGGAGGGCGCTCAGCATCCCACACCATCCgtccttaataaatgtttgttga